In the genome of Bradyrhizobium sp. CIAT3101, one region contains:
- a CDS encoding transporter substrate-binding domain-containing protein: MTGFNRMMGVSALALATFFVAGAAVAGTLENVKARGKLIVGVKNDYVPYGYLNDKGEVVGFEVSLAKYVAKELLGSEDKIELVPVIAANRIDFLTAGRIDAIFATLGVTAERAKVIDFTTEYVSAAGPSVLMAKETTISKWEELKGKSVCGIQGSYYNKKMTEEFGITLVAFKTQPEAYRALKDNRCIGFVFDDMTLQQKLKEADWTGYKIAVAPYEFQPMAGGIRKDDAEFRQAVDKAIGKAEAEGKLIAWETEFGMPHSDYIAARAKAASAK; the protein is encoded by the coding sequence ATGACAGGCTTCAATAGGATGATGGGCGTTTCTGCCCTCGCGCTCGCGACCTTCTTCGTTGCTGGCGCCGCCGTGGCGGGGACGCTCGAGAACGTCAAGGCACGCGGCAAGCTGATCGTCGGCGTGAAGAATGACTACGTGCCCTACGGCTATTTGAACGACAAGGGCGAAGTCGTTGGCTTTGAGGTCTCGCTCGCCAAGTACGTCGCCAAGGAGCTCCTCGGCTCCGAGGACAAGATCGAGCTCGTGCCGGTCATCGCTGCCAATCGCATCGACTTCCTGACCGCCGGCCGTATCGATGCGATCTTCGCCACGCTCGGCGTCACGGCCGAGCGTGCCAAGGTCATCGACTTCACGACGGAATATGTTTCCGCCGCCGGCCCATCGGTGCTGATGGCCAAGGAGACCACGATCTCCAAGTGGGAAGAACTGAAAGGCAAGTCGGTCTGCGGCATTCAGGGTTCCTACTACAACAAGAAGATGACCGAGGAGTTCGGGATCACGCTCGTCGCCTTCAAGACGCAGCCGGAAGCCTATCGCGCGCTGAAGGACAATCGCTGCATCGGCTTTGTCTTCGACGACATGACGCTTCAGCAGAAGCTCAAGGAAGCCGACTGGACGGGCTACAAGATCGCCGTTGCACCCTATGAATTCCAGCCGATGGCCGGTGGCATCCGCAAGGACGACGCTGAGTTCCGTCAGGCCGTCGACAAGGCCATCGGCAAGGCCGAGGCGGAAGGTAAGCTGATTGCGTGGGAGACCGAGTTCGGCATGCCGCACTCCGACTACATCGCTGCGCGGGCAAAGGCTGCTTCCGCGAAGTAG
- a CDS encoding amino acid ABC transporter permease, which translates to MLGLDYSWLADPAYQRWLLIGVVNTLKLAALSSSAAILIGMLGALGFTLRIFWLDALIELFVEVFRNTPPLLQMLFAYFTLSTLGLKVTDPSTGLSVPLLSAFACAAISLSLFGGALAIEAFRSGIETMPRSIVDAARSLGYGRWARFWRIEAPIATRICLPGLTNILTNLFKTTSQASVITVPELMYYAGQIYNDTFRTLEVMILVLLIYVVLVSILTFAMARLEAFMAFPGYGRGL; encoded by the coding sequence TTGTTAGGTCTCGATTATTCCTGGCTCGCGGATCCGGCGTACCAGCGATGGCTGCTGATCGGTGTCGTCAACACGCTGAAGCTGGCGGCACTCTCGTCGAGCGCTGCCATCCTCATCGGCATGCTCGGAGCTCTCGGCTTCACCTTGAGGATATTCTGGCTCGACGCCCTGATTGAGCTGTTCGTCGAGGTGTTTCGCAACACGCCGCCGCTGCTACAGATGCTCTTTGCCTATTTCACGCTCTCGACCCTCGGTCTCAAAGTGACCGATCCGTCGACCGGGCTGTCGGTGCCGCTGCTCAGCGCGTTTGCTTGCGCTGCGATCTCGCTCAGTCTCTTCGGCGGCGCACTGGCCATCGAAGCCTTTCGCTCAGGGATCGAAACCATGCCGCGGTCGATCGTCGATGCGGCGCGGTCACTCGGGTACGGCCGGTGGGCCCGCTTCTGGCGCATCGAGGCGCCGATCGCGACCCGCATCTGCCTGCCGGGGCTGACGAACATCCTGACCAATCTCTTCAAGACGACGTCGCAGGCGTCCGTCATCACCGTGCCGGAACTGATGTACTACGCCGGGCAGATCTACAACGACACGTTTCGCACGCTGGAGGTCATGATCCTCGTGCTTCTCATCTATGTGGTGCTGGTGTCAATTCTCACATTCGCGATGGCGAGGCTCGAGGCTTTCATGGCCTTCCCTGGATACGGACGGGGGCTTTGA